The Neodiprion lecontei isolate iyNeoLeco1 chromosome 2, iyNeoLeco1.1, whole genome shotgun sequence genome segment cacgcacgcacgcacgcacgcacacacgcacacacacacacaagttGATTTGACCTTGAAAATCTAATTGTGGGTATTTTGAGTATGATATTCTTGATCAGCGCATCAAAATACATAAGTATACCAAATTTCGCATTGATCGGAGGTATGTTCTAAACGGAAGTTTATCCATGTTTTGTTTACTTGCCTCAATATGATTGGAAAGCTTCGAATATTCCCTTACTTATCATACTAATTACGTACCTCGCATCATAAATAGTCAATCAACTGATGGCTTGTATGTACATCGAACTACTGTTCAGGCGTACCTTATGGTGAGTTAGTATAACGGATGTCACGTCAACTCCTATAACGCTAATTAAAGGGTTACGGGTGATTGggtttgaataatattaattacgATTAAAAGGAATAACGAATATGTTTAACAAGTATAAAGGGTGATGGGTAGATTTGATGTATAAAGTTTCAACCGTTTGATTGTTACACCAGGTAGAGTGCAGACGTCTGCTCTACTGAAGGGTGCGTGGACAATtgcattttgaaattgaagaagaacTTGAGAGAGACAAGACTGCGGGAAAAGATATATAGAGGAAAACCAAAACAAGGCCCGTAACTTTGCAGGATGCAGACGCGGTGGGAAAAAATGCAGCTAGGTACTTGGAAGGTTGAGAATAGCATAAAGGATGGGAAACTGAAGGACCTAGCGAAAGTTGTAAAACACCAGATTTGTGGTTCTAAATTATCCTTTTAACCTAGCGACGGTTTGCGACGCAACAGCTGCAGTAATTCATCACGAATCGAACTGAAGCCTGAATCAACATGCAGTAAATACCCATTTATAAGTTCAGCGATAAGGTAAATtagtattttcaaacattttgatTCTTTCCGGGAACATTCAAGAAACTCAGTAATTACGAGAAGGTCTCATCAATTCGATGAGTGATTCGGAAGAGTGCCGAGAAAAATGAATCACTTAACAAATGGATGACAGAGTCGCGATGAGAATTTGCGATAGCCGCGTATAATGTACTTTAAATAATCGATGAAACGTAGAGTTCTCGTTGGTTGTTGTGTCTATCGTCCATCTTTCATAACTGTTGATGTAGTTTTAGTAATGAGACTTCATTCTACACGGACATCAAACTCATAAAGCGAGCCGACAGATGATTCAAGCATTTACACTTGCGATGATACTTGTAAAGAAAACGACAATTTTAATCTTCTCATTCATCTCAGCTACTTTAAGAAGAAAACATCGGCATCACTGAAAAATGGTGTAAAACTGGtacatatttattcattttcttgcaactttACATACGGTATGTTAGACGCTGAGGCACCAAAAATTAACCTGACATGAATATTTCATCTTTAGTGCGATCATAAAATCCATAATGTTCGCATGTGTAGATAAGATTGATTAAAGCAAATGAGAAATCACTGTGAACTTGTGTATGCTGGATGTTAATTAGCATAAAGGCTTTCTGTTCGAATTCGTGTTTGTTCACTATCCAAATTACCGAGTTCTTATAATTAGCTTCTCGGCAATCTCTGAGATTGTACTCATTTTTAGCCATAAGACTTAGAATTGATTGAATCGCTTGCACGTGCCTGTCGATATCGAAATAATTGGGATCGATCGGTAGTTGATCTTCTTGCGAGTAGAACGACAGCTATCGGAATTGGATCAGAATAAAAAGGTAGCTTGCCGTAGTTCCCATCAtctataatgaaaatattattcgtacGACATATTACGTATCACAGCTTTTATTATGTACtaaataaaacttgaaaatatttaaacttATATATTTACCGTGTGTAAAAGAGTGAAGTCTAGTGTGAAAAACCCATAAGCCGTAAAATTGAATTCCTCATGCAGTAGCTGAAGTGAGAACTGTTCTAACTAAAAGCGAAGTTCGTATTAAAGATTATTATCAACGATCGAATATTCTTAACAACTAACGAATCAACAGTATGTTACCTGTGATTTTATTTCTGATCTCATCGCTGTGACTAAAAGCGTGTGAACTATCTGTCCGGTTAGCTTGGCCTGCAGCATATCgtatataaaagttttttcagaTCAGTTCGTCGACCATTCAATGACAATTATTAAAGTCAAACCAGTCGCTACCTTTTTGACAGTTTCTGTAACGTTGACGAAAAGTGATATGATCGGAGAAACGATTATGAAAAGCCAAATTGTACCGAAAATGGTCTCAGACAGCGAAAAGGGTTGATTTGGAATAATGGCAGGAATAGAGAGGTAATAAACTTGATGAACCATCGTAACAAAAGAATGAGCAATGCAGAGTAACATGGGAAACGAAAAGAAGTCTGCAACGTCTTTGGATATCTCAAAAAGCATTGTACGAATGCCATGGAATGATCGAAGCGCAACTAGCTGCGCGTAATTTGACAAACTTGATGCCTCTAAATGATTATTGAAAAGCAGTGGCGAAGAGGacagataattcgaaaactcTCTTAAATTTGACAAACACTCGTTGACTCTTCCAAGTTCGTTGGCCACCATTCCCATGGCCACAGAATATTCCAGGATAAACCAGTGAATAACAAAACTCGGTGTGTAAAAGAAACACAAATTCACCAAATCGTTGGGTAATAACGGAGTTTTTCTGTGTTCTATGACCCAAATAGTAATCCAAAGGAAAGGAGTGATCATCAGATGTACAGCTAAGCATACGAGcatctttttattatttggcCGCAGCTTACTCAGACCGGAAAGCCGAACGTCAACTTCTAAAAGTCTGTTCATTATCCTTGAGGCATTTCTTTGCTGGAAGAGCCAAACAGTGACGACAACCCAAGCTGAACAACTCGTCAATAGGCCCTGCACTACATCAGTGGTCTGATTTATCCAAGACTTGTCTTCATAATTCACGGAAACTAAATCAGGCACATCGAATGCAGCCATAATCGGAAACGAAATTGTGATTAAAAGATTATAAATCATGCCTGTTTTCGAAAACACGAATGCCCATGGGCAAGTGGGATAGCCAAGTTTTTCAATCGGAGTTTTCATCTGAACTGAGAATGGGGCAAGCccaaagattttgaaaaattgaatcattatttttacgacccagaaaaactttttattaCGCGATGGAGACGCTTTCATCATTCACGGCGgttgattaataataaattataggATTTCAGAGAGGTTTAGTAATTAGGTTCAAGCAGATATCTCAATAATGATCACAGCATTTGGACCGAGAGTTCATcataattaaaaacttttatcgaAATGAATGATTTTTAGTGAATTTGCAAGTTGATTGTCTTCTCTTATCAAATGCCTGTCACATAATAACTAAACGTGTAAAACTGAGACGGAACCAGTACAAGTTGCATGTTACAAATACGTAGATCAAAGTCGTTTTTGCTTATTACCGTGATTGGAAAACCTAATAACGAACTTTATTAAATCATAGCTGAACTTCGGAGTGCGTGCAGAGCGTTACAGATGATTACAAGTCAGCTCAGATATGTGCACATATAACAATACATGGCAGCCTGAATTACAAAGTAAGAAACTAGTGTACGGGGAATTCATATGTTGAATGTTATATCAATTGTGCAAAAGCCTGTGAGTgaaatacatttgtttttgcTCAACTATAAAACAATGGATTGTAAGCACtgtaaaaaaagttacaaaaagaaaaaaagcactcaGCAAATTAATGTTAACAGCTACACGAATGTACGGCCACACTTCGAATTATTGAAATACGCATATGCGTAATGTAAAGTCTACATCCTTCGTCGTTATGTTCCACAAAGATCAAAGTCACGATAACTAAATGACCACACCTGAGATAAATGTTATTTCTGATATCGAGATACTTCattttgatgaataatagcGACTTCTTCACTGCTATGTGACCATCGTTATTTTATGAAGCTCcattaattcaaaatattgttaaCGCGAAGGCACGTTTGACCACAACGTTGGCTGCACTTGGCGACTAAATAGCATTAATTCCCAAAGGTCTGTccaaaaaattcatccaaCTTTTATTGTTCAACCGGATTTTACAAatctattcaattttttccgaGTCATTCAGACATTGTCCAATCAATGTAGTACCCAAGAAagttttcgattttatttagtAATCGATCAAGTATTTTCCAACCGTGACACACCCAACTGTTTATCTTGTTCAGGACACCAAGACTTATTTTCgcaaattattacaataacaTTGAATCTGAATTTGTAATTCTTCTACGCCTAACAACAAACAAATTGGGTTACTGATGGGTTACACAGTTTGCCATTACTAAGGCGTTATCTCGTTCATTATCGGTCACCTTTTTGTCAACGCCTTTTTCTTTCCAAGATTCTAATCAAGGTCTTTTCAGCTCATTAATAGTAAGTAAAGTTGCAATACTCAGAGAAATTAAAACACCACTCGTCTCAacagaatttttatcattgtcAGGGAATGATACTtacgaaaaatttaatgccTGGTCAAcaatggtaaaaattttcttaaattcaAACAGTGTCGAACGGTAGCGCGATCCGTAGCAATTACGACGAGAGGCGGAACTAAGGGCGGGAAATCGAGGTTAGAACATTTGGATACATGAAACGTAATTAGTCATTTCAAACCGTgcaaaatcttgaaaaatgaatcaaatttCACGCGTGTAATGTACAAAGACGCACATTTTACTTCACGACTATTCTGCTATAATTGTCGCGCGATCATGGACTCAATGTACGCTGCCTATTTTCTTAACTACACAAATACGTTCACCAAATGCATTACATGACATACCGTTCATTAAGCAATTATAGCTGCATCAGCTGCATCGAACTGTACTTGTGTTACGTTCACTATCTCCGATGATCTTTGAACCGACCAAAATTAGCAGGGACTAGCGTTTCCCACAGAGAGTATCATTAGTAGAAAAACCTCTGGAAAAGCGCTTCATGCTTTCGTATTACGATTTTGTAGAATACAGGTACACGTATCGTCTGCCACCTGATAGCCAATTCATTGTCATAAAATTCTTTGTCACTTTTATCTGTCGGATATTCTCACTTACCattggaataattattttgtaattacAGCCTCTTGTCTGGGGGAAAAAACCGTGAtaacgtaaataaaaatcaaccaATCATGCAGAGATCTCTAATGACACTTCCCTCACTAAACAGATTTTTGGCAAGTACTGCTATTCGTTACATTTTTCGCAACTGCTATGGAATTAAGATAACAATTACCACTGTTTTAACGAAAATCAACATCTTCACTTCATGTTTTTTGTCTTACCTTTGCCTTCCTTCCAACCTTTTATAACATTGTAAGAGACTCTgatgattatttattacaaattacagATCGGTGCTAGGATAAAATTTATACCAGTATCAGTACACGCCGCTAATATCACCTCGATTAAATTAAACAAGGAAATACCACCCAAGCAACCTGTTCCTGAACTAAAAAACACTATCAAACGTTATTTAAAGTTAGTACTTGAAATCAAATCTATTTC includes the following:
- the LOC124293100 gene encoding putative gustatory receptor 28b; this encodes MMKASPSQTVKKAKLTGQIVHTLLVTAMRSEIKSQLEQFSLQLLHEEFNFTAYGFFTLDFTLLHTMMGTTASYLFILIQFR